One segment of Solanum stenotomum isolate F172 chromosome 1, ASM1918654v1, whole genome shotgun sequence DNA contains the following:
- the LOC125867197 gene encoding uncharacterized protein LOC125867197 — MASNRTIVGHTEFKGRKSNLVCSHCKKPSHSIDKCYRITGFSVDFKFTKSIRLQGGVKSNAIFGHQEGDDYPPTTMDNASGINQLSQDQFPQLVQLLHQVKVSRTEATTSDVSANSAALSSVNQQVINSAIAIHEPINFAQAPGIFLSVDSFLKLVAYYDADWGSCLDSRRSVSGFFITLGGSTISWKSEKQLSISLSSAKAGYRSMRGVVAELTWLNRLLLDIGFPPELPIPVHSDSQSAIHIARKPVFHERIKYVELDCHFVGQQFLVGLISLSYVLASSQIDLFTKDLSGSSHQVILPKLGLLPLPSNLRRGVENENHSTPLLLLDRIKDEEKKEKKKSVTQMLASNADG; from the exons ATGGCTAGCAATCGTACTATTGTTGGGCATACTGAATTCAAAGGCAGGAAGTCTAACTTAGTATGCTCTCACTGCAAGAAGCCTAGTCATTCTATAGATAAATGTTATAGAATCACTGGCTTTTCTGTAGATTTCAAGTTCACCAAATCTATAAGGCTACAAGGAGGTGTAAAGAGTAATGCTATTTTTGGACATCAGGAAGGAGATGACTACCCTCCTACCACTATGGATAATGCTTCAGGTATAAATCAACTAAGTCAAGATCAATTTCCACAACTTGTTCAGCTACTTCACCAAGTTAAAGTTAGTCGGACCGAGGCTACAACTTCAGATGTCAGTGCCAATTCAGCTG CCCTTTCTTCTGTTaatcaacaagtcataaattcTGCTATTGCTATTCATGAACCCATCAATTTTGCACAAGCT CCAGGGATTTTTTTATCAGTTGATTCTTTTCTCAAATTGGTTGCTTACTACGATGCGGATTGGGGTTCTTGTTTGGATAGTAGAAGATCCGTCAGTGGTTTTTTTATCACTCTTGGGGGCTCAACCATTTCGTGGAAGTCCGAGAAACAACTCTCTATCTCATTATCCTCAGCTAAAGCCGGATATCGTTCCATGCGAGGCGTTGTAGCAGAGTTAACTTGGCTCAATCGTCTTCTCCTCGACATAGGTTTTCCACCGGAGCTTCCAATTCCAGTTCATTCCGACAGCCAATCAGCCATACACATTGCCCGCAAACCTGTCTTTCATGAGAGAATCAAATATGTGGAACTTGATTGCCATTTTGTCGGGCAACAATTTCTTGTTGGTCTCATCTCACTCTCTTATGTGTTGGCATCTTCTCAAATTGATTTGTTCACCAAGGATCTTTCGGGATCTTCCCATCAAGTCATTCTCCCCAAGTTGGGACTCCTTCCACTCCCCTCTAACTTGAGGCGGGGTGTTGAGAATGAAAATCACTCGACACCATTGTTGTTACTAGATAGAATCAaggatgaagaaaagaaagagaagaagaagtcagT GACACAGATGTTGGCGTCAAATGCTGATGGTTAG